The proteins below are encoded in one region of Actinomycetota bacterium:
- the purD gene encoding phosphoribosylamine--glycine ligase: protein MRILVLGSGGREHAIVTKLAESQKADTIYVAPGNGGTATIAENVVVDADDGQAVLEFARGNGVGLVVIGPEAPLVAGVADVVRDGGIPVFGPGAAGARIEGSKEFAKQLMHRHDIPAGFSEAFTDEAAAMEYLDEVSAPIVVKADGLAAGKGVTVAMDIHTAREAVRECFAGRFGDAGSTVLIEEFLRGPECSLLAFVDGEAVIPMAPAQDHKRAYDGDEGPNTGGMGVYSPVPIVDEAEHAVMVELLERTAKGLAEEGIDYRGVLYGGFILTDEGPKLLEFNARFGDPETQVLLPRLDGDLADIMLATAEGRLAEVDLAWRDEWAVSVVLASGGYPNDYETGKAISGISDAEALPDVTVYHAGTMLDDSGVLVTAGGRVLNVTALGADFSSARDRAYEAVARISWDGMFFRTDIGARAMRGRAAWES from the coding sequence ATGCGCATCCTCGTCCTCGGCAGCGGCGGCCGTGAGCACGCGATAGTGACCAAGCTTGCTGAGTCCCAGAAGGCCGACACTATCTACGTCGCTCCAGGCAACGGCGGGACTGCGACAATCGCCGAGAACGTCGTGGTCGACGCGGATGATGGCCAGGCTGTGCTGGAGTTCGCACGCGGCAACGGCGTCGGACTCGTCGTGATCGGCCCCGAGGCGCCGCTTGTGGCCGGCGTTGCCGACGTGGTGCGCGACGGTGGAATCCCCGTCTTCGGCCCGGGCGCGGCAGGTGCGCGCATCGAGGGTTCGAAGGAGTTCGCGAAACAGCTCATGCACCGTCATGACATCCCCGCCGGTTTCTCCGAGGCGTTCACCGACGAGGCCGCCGCCATGGAGTACCTCGATGAGGTGAGCGCGCCGATCGTCGTCAAGGCCGATGGCCTGGCCGCGGGCAAGGGCGTCACTGTCGCGATGGACATCCACACCGCCCGCGAGGCCGTTCGGGAATGTTTCGCCGGACGGTTCGGCGATGCAGGTTCGACCGTGCTCATCGAGGAGTTCCTCCGCGGCCCCGAGTGCTCACTGCTCGCTTTCGTCGACGGCGAGGCCGTCATCCCTATGGCTCCCGCGCAGGACCACAAGCGCGCGTACGACGGCGACGAGGGTCCGAACACCGGCGGCATGGGCGTCTACTCCCCCGTGCCGATCGTCGACGAAGCGGAGCACGCCGTCATGGTGGAGCTCCTGGAGCGCACCGCGAAGGGCTTGGCCGAGGAGGGCATCGACTATCGCGGAGTCCTCTACGGCGGGTTCATCCTCACCGATGAGGGCCCCAAGCTGCTGGAGTTCAACGCGCGGTTCGGGGACCCGGAGACACAGGTTCTCCTGCCGCGCCTCGACGGTGATCTCGCAGACATCATGCTCGCCACGGCCGAAGGCCGCCTGGCCGAGGTCGACCTCGCATGGCGCGACGAGTGGGCCGTCTCGGTCGTGCTCGCCAGCGGAGGCTACCCGAACGACTACGAGACGGGCAAGGCCATCTCTGGCATCTCCGACGCGGAAGCCTTGCCTGACGTGACCGTCTACCATGCGGGTACGATGCTTGACGACAGCGGCGTGCTCGTGACCGCGGGCGGCCGCGTGCTCAACGTGACCGCTCTTGGCGCCGACTTCTCCTCGGCACGTGACCGGGCCTACGAGGCGGTCGCGAGGATCTCGTGGGACGGCATGTTCTTCCGCACCGACATCGGCGCGCGGGCAATGCGTGGCCGCGCAGCCTGGGAATCGTAG
- the purE gene encoding 5-(carboxyamino)imidazole ribonucleotide mutase, translating into MSDTPLVGIIMGSKSDMDVMEGCAAQLEELGVPYETLVASAHRNPDRVHEWAGGAADRGLKVIIAAAGKAAHLGGVVAAFTPLPVVTVPMKTSDLGGLDSLLSMVQMPTGVPVACVAINGAKNAAILATQILGTSLPEYREKVVALKAQMAEA; encoded by the coding sequence ATGTCTGACACGCCACTCGTTGGAATCATCATGGGCTCGAAGTCCGACATGGACGTTATGGAGGGATGCGCCGCGCAGCTCGAGGAACTCGGTGTGCCCTACGAGACGCTCGTCGCTTCGGCGCATCGCAATCCTGATCGTGTGCACGAGTGGGCGGGCGGTGCTGCTGATCGCGGGCTCAAGGTCATCATCGCTGCCGCGGGCAAGGCCGCCCATCTTGGCGGGGTTGTTGCGGCATTCACGCCGCTACCGGTCGTGACGGTTCCGATGAAGACCTCCGATCTCGGCGGGCTCGACTCGCTTCTGTCGATGGTGCAGATGCCGACCGGCGTGCCCGTGGCGTGCGTTGCGATCAACGGAGCGAAGAACGCCGCGATACTGGCGACGCAGATACTGGGAACCTCCCTGCCGGAATACCGGGAGAAGGTCGTCGCGCTCAAAGCGCAGATGGCCGAGGCCTGA
- a CDS encoding coproporphyrinogen III oxidase family protein, with product MLAERLLTAVVRDANKKYLRLTPTEVRTLPDPVAGREYMLYVHVPFCTRLCPYCSFNRFPFSVDRAVPYFGHLRREMQMVADLGYDFTSMYVGGGTPTVMIDELCDTIDRAKSLFSIREVSSESNPDHLVPEIVDPLIGRVNRFSVGVQSFDNELLKQMERYDKYGSAEDILERLKWAAGRFHSLNVDMIFNFPSQTREMLLRDVEMLKASGTNQTTFYPLMASPAVRKSLRQTVGAVSYRRENAFYQAVSDALSGSFEHASAWTFSRTGGGMIDEYIVDYEDYVGIGSGAFSFLNGALWVNTFSLAEYAERIDAGKTGATAKRDFSSNERMRYRFMMGLFGLSLDKKAFERDFGVSIERGLPVEITFMRAAGAFDRNDDERITLTPRGRYLLVAMMREFFVGVNSVRDQARSALPDVERELLFGDAGEAACVSADAVAVAAGQTEDDEHLPVPPGAM from the coding sequence ATGCTTGCAGAACGCCTGCTGACTGCCGTCGTACGGGACGCGAACAAGAAGTACCTGCGTCTCACGCCCACCGAGGTGCGCACCCTGCCCGACCCCGTTGCTGGCCGTGAGTACATGCTCTACGTGCACGTGCCGTTCTGCACGCGCCTGTGTCCGTACTGCTCGTTCAACCGCTTTCCCTTTTCGGTCGACCGCGCTGTGCCCTACTTCGGGCACCTGCGCCGCGAGATGCAAATGGTTGCCGACCTGGGCTATGACTTCACATCGATGTACGTCGGCGGCGGCACGCCCACGGTCATGATCGACGAGCTCTGCGACACCATCGACCGCGCGAAATCGCTCTTCTCGATCCGGGAAGTCTCCTCGGAATCGAATCCCGATCACCTGGTTCCCGAAATCGTGGACCCGCTCATTGGCCGCGTGAATCGCTTCAGCGTCGGCGTGCAGTCCTTCGACAATGAGCTGCTCAAGCAGATGGAGCGCTACGACAAGTACGGGTCTGCCGAGGATATCCTAGAGCGCCTCAAGTGGGCCGCAGGGCGCTTCCATTCGCTCAACGTTGACATGATCTTCAACTTCCCGAGCCAGACCCGCGAGATGCTTCTGCGCGATGTCGAGATGCTCAAGGCTTCCGGCACGAACCAGACGACGTTCTACCCACTCATGGCCTCGCCGGCCGTGCGCAAGTCGCTCAGGCAAACCGTAGGTGCCGTTTCATACCGGCGCGAGAACGCGTTCTACCAGGCCGTCAGTGATGCGCTCTCCGGGTCTTTTGAGCATGCGAGCGCGTGGACGTTCTCGCGGACGGGTGGCGGCATGATCGACGAGTACATAGTGGACTACGAGGACTATGTCGGCATCGGCTCGGGCGCGTTCTCGTTCCTGAACGGTGCTCTCTGGGTCAATACGTTCTCGCTCGCCGAATATGCGGAGCGCATCGACGCCGGCAAGACGGGTGCGACCGCGAAGCGAGATTTCTCCAGCAACGAACGCATGCGTTACCGCTTCATGATGGGGCTGTTCGGTCTGTCGCTCGACAAGAAGGCGTTCGAACGCGACTTCGGTGTCTCGATCGAGCGCGGCCTTCCGGTCGAGATCACCTTCATGCGCGCCGCCGGTGCGTTCGACCGCAACGATGACGAGCGCATCACGCTCACACCGCGCGGTCGCTACCTTCTCGTCGCGATGATGCGGGAGTTCTTCGTGGGCGTGAACTCGGTGCGCGACCAGGCGCGCAGCGCGCTTCCCGACGTCGAGCGTGAGCTGCTGTTCGGCGACGCGGGGGAGGCAGCGTGTGTCTCCGCGGATGCGGTTGCAGTAGCGGCGGGCCAGACCGAGGACGACGAGCACCTGCCGGTGCCGCCCGGAGCGATGTGA
- a CDS encoding adenylosuccinate synthase produces the protein MAGIVLVGAQWGDEGKGKITDLIADDFDYVVRFQGGNNAGHTVIHGGRTLKLHLIPSGIMYPHITPVIGNGCVIDPKVLLEEMDQLEADGLSTHKLLISCNAHIIMPYHRDLDGASERRLGKLEIGTTRRGIGPAYQDKASRMGLRIQDLTDEHIFRKKIEAALHEKNDILEKLYGLPTYTVDQIAEEYLEYAERIKPHIADTSLAINTALRADQWVLFEGAQGVMLDIDHGTYPFVTSSSPIAGGACTGAGVGPRVIDRVLGIAKAYITRVGSGPFPTELGDEVGRHLIEVGHEYGTTTGRERRAGWYDAVIVRYAVQVAGLTDLIITKLDVLSELDTIKVCVAYDHEGHRYNDLPCHQTKFHKARPIYEELPGWKADITGCRDFDELPKEARDYIQFIEDLAEVPVAMIAVGPSREQTIVRRWEPRQ, from the coding sequence ATGGCCGGAATAGTTCTTGTCGGCGCCCAATGGGGCGACGAGGGCAAGGGCAAGATCACCGACCTCATTGCGGACGATTTCGACTACGTCGTGCGCTTCCAGGGCGGAAACAACGCAGGCCACACCGTCATTCACGGTGGGCGCACGCTGAAGTTACACCTCATCCCGAGTGGCATCATGTATCCGCACATCACGCCGGTCATCGGCAACGGGTGCGTCATCGACCCCAAGGTGCTGCTCGAGGAGATGGATCAGCTCGAGGCCGACGGCCTGTCCACGCACAAGCTCCTCATCAGCTGCAACGCGCATATCATCATGCCGTATCACCGCGATCTCGACGGGGCGAGCGAGCGTCGCCTAGGCAAGCTCGAGATCGGCACCACCCGTCGCGGCATCGGCCCGGCGTACCAGGACAAGGCCTCGCGCATGGGCCTGCGCATCCAGGACCTCACCGACGAGCACATCTTCCGCAAGAAGATCGAAGCCGCGCTCCACGAGAAGAACGACATCCTCGAGAAGCTCTACGGTCTTCCCACCTACACGGTAGACCAGATCGCCGAGGAGTATCTGGAGTACGCCGAGCGCATCAAGCCGCACATCGCGGACACTTCGCTTGCGATCAACACGGCGTTGCGTGCCGACCAGTGGGTGCTTTTCGAGGGTGCCCAGGGCGTCATGCTCGACATCGATCACGGCACGTACCCGTTCGTGACCTCCTCGAGCCCTATCGCCGGCGGTGCCTGCACGGGCGCCGGCGTAGGCCCGAGGGTCATCGACCGGGTTCTCGGGATCGCGAAAGCCTACATCACGCGTGTCGGGTCGGGCCCGTTCCCGACTGAGCTCGGCGACGAGGTCGGTCGCCACCTCATCGAGGTTGGTCACGAATACGGCACGACGACCGGGCGGGAGCGCCGTGCCGGCTGGTACGACGCGGTCATCGTTCGCTACGCGGTGCAGGTCGCGGGGTTGACCGATCTCATCATCACCAAGCTTGACGTGCTTTCTGAACTCGACACGATCAAGGTCTGCGTTGCCTACGACCACGAGGGGCACCGCTACAACGATCTGCCCTGCCACCAGACGAAGTTTCACAAGGCGCGGCCCATCTACGAGGAGCTGCCCGGGTGGAAGGCCGACATCACCGGGTGTCGGGACTTCGATGAACTCCCCAAGGAAGCGCGAGACTACATCCAGTTCATCGAAGACCTTGCCGAAGTCCCGGTAGCGATGATCGCGGTCGGACCCAGCCGCGAGCAGACGATCGTGCGCCGCTGGGAGCCACGGCAGTAG